One genomic segment of Candidatus Bathyarchaeota archaeon includes these proteins:
- a CDS encoding ORC1-type DNA replication protein, whose product MPYHSSVFKDESKLDINFVPNRLPHRETQQRLLTEFFRFLVTCPQRMAQRVIITGDVGTGKTALCQRFGADVTSEANKRQIKVRYLHVNCREHRGILSTILHQAITAFNPQFPSRGYSPQEMLSTLLKMLDEQDTFLVLALDEFDSLIEKEGSDGVYKLTRLQETRIGKPPRVSFVFIQRDLTAIEDLDDSAKSTLQQNIIRLQRYGKPELTTILNDRVSLAFERGAVPEDTVSLVAEMAITENGNARFSIELLWRAGKYADAEDLELVVPECVRKAVSSVLPSFRHSDLGALGFHERMFLLGVARLFKASEKAYSSITDAEQEYQVICEEFEVEPNSHTQIWKYIQYLFKLGILKPETQAGEGRGHPTTFSLPTIPAGELEKELSSLLQQGGCDDGV is encoded by the coding sequence GTGCCGTACCATAGCAGCGTGTTCAAAGACGAATCCAAACTCGACATCAACTTTGTACCGAACAGGCTACCCCACCGCGAAACCCAACAACGCCTGCTCACAGAGTTCTTTAGGTTTTTGGTCACTTGTCCGCAGCGCATGGCACAACGCGTCATAATCACGGGTGACGTGGGCACAGGCAAAACCGCTCTTTGCCAGCGCTTCGGAGCTGACGTAACCTCGGAGGCTAATAAGCGGCAAATCAAAGTCCGATACCTCCACGTTAACTGCCGAGAGCACCGCGGCATCCTCTCCACGATTCTGCACCAAGCCATAACCGCCTTTAACCCACAGTTCCCATCACGAGGCTACTCCCCACAGGAAATGCTAAGCACTCTTCTGAAGATGCTTGATGAGCAGGACACGTTTCTGGTTTTGGCGCTTGACGAGTTTGACAGCCTAATTGAAAAAGAAGGCAGTGACGGAGTCTACAAGCTCACGCGGTTGCAGGAAACCCGCATTGGCAAACCTCCACGTGTATCATTCGTTTTCATTCAGCGAGACTTAACTGCTATTGAAGATTTAGATGATAGCGCAAAAAGCACGCTTCAACAAAACATCATCCGCCTCCAACGCTACGGCAAACCCGAATTAACCACGATTTTAAACGACCGTGTTTCTTTGGCGTTTGAGCGGGGTGCAGTTCCTGAGGATACTGTGAGTTTGGTGGCGGAAATGGCAATCACCGAAAACGGCAACGCCCGCTTCTCCATCGAGCTGCTTTGGCGTGCAGGCAAGTACGCGGATGCGGAGGATTTGGAGTTGGTGGTTCCTGAGTGTGTGCGAAAAGCAGTTAGCAGTGTATTGCCCAGTTTTAGGCACAGTGACTTGGGTGCGCTTGGGTTCCATGAACGCATGTTCTTGTTGGGTGTGGCGCGATTGTTTAAGGCATCTGAGAAAGCCTACAGTTCCATCACAGACGCAGAGCAAGAGTACCAGGTGATTTGTGAAGAGTTTGAAGTAGAACCTAACAGTCACACACAAATCTGGAAGTACATTCAGTACCTCTTCAAACTAGGCATACTAAAACCCGAAACACAAGCGGGTGAGGGCAGAGGGCACCCAACCACGTTTTCGTTACCCACGATTCCTGCGGGGGAGCTGGAGAAAGAATTGAGTTCCTTGCTTCAACAGGGAGGTTGTGATGATGGAGTTTGA
- a CDS encoding winged helix-turn-helix domain-containing protein, which produces MEFEEVFSSKPRVKILVLLEQLCSLNVTEISKRIGLNYVATDKHLKILEDEDLIEARTYGRVRMFRFKEGSEKAKAVQNLLETWKKSGTT; this is translated from the coding sequence ATGGAGTTTGAGGAAGTTTTCTCGTCCAAGCCGCGTGTAAAAATTTTGGTGCTACTTGAGCAGTTGTGTTCGCTAAATGTTACTGAAATCAGCAAACGCATAGGCTTAAACTATGTCGCAACCGATAAGCACCTAAAAATTTTGGAAGATGAAGACCTCATTGAAGCCCGCACCTATGGTAGGGTACGGATGTTTCGGTTCAAAGAAGGCTCAGAGAAAGCCAAAGCAGTGCAGAATCTGCTGGAAACATGGAAAAAAAGCGGCACTACCTGA
- a CDS encoding small, acid-soluble spore protein, alpha/beta type: MSRKSKNRDLTVEEAGRMGGQKVRRLIEEGKEQEKNLR, from the coding sequence TTGTCGCGAAAAAGCAAGAACAGGGATTTAACTGTTGAAGAGGCAGGACGAATGGGTGGGCAAAAAGTCCGCAGATTAATAGAGGAAGGTAAAGAACAAGAAAAAAACCTCAGGTAG
- the moaC gene encoding cyclic pyranopterin monophosphate synthase MoaC has protein sequence METCKLAMVDVSAKAEIYREATAKGQIKLKAETTQRILEGKIAKGDPLYTAKIAGILAAKNTSNTIPLCHPLPLTNVEVDPKVADQNTVEISATVKTRAQTGVEMEALAAVSAALLTVWDMTKQYEKDPEGQYPSTAIEDIHVVKKVKQA, from the coding sequence TTGGAGACATGTAAGTTGGCTATGGTTGATGTTTCAGCAAAAGCAGAAATTTATCGGGAAGCCACCGCAAAAGGACAAATCAAACTTAAAGCGGAAACCACCCAGCGCATTTTGGAGGGAAAAATCGCCAAAGGAGACCCCCTCTATACTGCAAAAATCGCGGGAATCCTCGCAGCCAAAAACACCAGCAACACCATCCCCCTCTGCCACCCGCTCCCATTAACAAATGTGGAAGTAGACCCGAAGGTTGCAGACCAAAATACTGTGGAAATCTCCGCCACCGTAAAGACCCGTGCGCAGACGGGCGTGGAAATGGAGGCTCTCGCGGCGGTTTCAGCGGCGCTACTTACGGTTTGGGATATGACTAAGCAGTACGAAAAAGACCCAGAGGGGCAGTACCCGAGCACAGCCATAGAGGACATTCATGTCGTGAAAAAGGTTAAGCAGGCATAA
- a CDS encoding molybdenum cofactor biosynthesis protein MoaB, whose protein sequence is MSETSKTHKAKAAKTLNYAVYICSTSRAKAAENKEEVSDLGGDKLVELLKAGGQNVLFKKIIADDETEIQDAVMYVLGMPEIDAAIFSGGTGITPADVTIESVAPFFDKTLPGFGEFFRKISFDSVGSAAVLSRATAGVAKGKVLFCVPGSPNAVQTAVERLILPEAPHIVRHAREYR, encoded by the coding sequence ATGAGTGAAACAAGCAAAACCCACAAGGCCAAAGCAGCCAAAACCCTCAACTACGCAGTTTACATCTGCAGCACCAGCCGCGCCAAAGCAGCCGAGAACAAAGAAGAAGTCAGCGATTTAGGCGGCGACAAACTCGTCGAACTCCTCAAAGCAGGCGGACAGAATGTGCTGTTCAAAAAAATCATCGCCGACGACGAAACCGAAATCCAAGACGCCGTAATGTACGTGCTTGGCATGCCCGAGATTGACGCGGCAATTTTCAGCGGCGGAACAGGCATCACCCCAGCGGACGTCACCATTGAGTCGGTTGCACCGTTTTTTGATAAAACGCTACCTGGGTTTGGCGAGTTCTTCCGCAAGATAAGTTTTGATAGTGTGGGTTCGGCGGCGGTGCTCTCGCGGGCAACTGCGGGCGTCGCTAAGGGCAAGGTGCTGTTTTGTGTTCCTGGTTCCCCTAATGCTGTGCAAACTGCGGTGGAAAGGCTTATACTTCCCGAGGCGCCTCACATCGTTAGGCACGCACGGGAATATCGATGA
- the moaA gene encoding GTP 3',8-cyclase MoaA — protein sequence MNLKDYCGRPLLNLRISITQRCNLTCTYCHREGEVRRANASAEKMTVEEITKIAKTAVSLGISRVKLTGGEPLMREDIPEIIQKIHAISGLRDLSLTTNGLRLGDGLAKRLYDSGLHRINISLASLNPETYRKLTGGNLPTALSGIQAAVEAGFNPVKLNMVVLQGVNVSDVPAMIDYAAKMGVILQLIELDPINVGESYYSAHHRGLEEQEKMLAERAVTVEQRPFMHNRKIYHLKNVDVEVVHPIENMDFCMHCTRMRVTSDGKLKPCLMRNDNLTDILTPLKNGATDKELRELFKRANELREPYNKNN from the coding sequence ATGAATCTGAAAGATTACTGTGGGCGACCTCTCCTAAACCTGCGAATCAGCATCACACAACGCTGCAACCTAACATGTACCTATTGCCACCGAGAAGGAGAAGTCCGCCGAGCAAACGCTTCCGCCGAAAAAATGACGGTGGAAGAAATCACAAAAATAGCAAAAACAGCGGTCAGCTTGGGCATCAGTCGTGTTAAACTCACAGGCGGCGAACCGCTAATGAGAGAGGACATCCCCGAGATTATCCAAAAAATCCACGCGATTTCTGGCTTGCGGGATTTGTCACTTACCACTAACGGGCTACGCTTAGGCGACGGATTGGCAAAGCGACTCTACGATAGCGGCTTGCACCGTATTAACATTAGTTTGGCTTCTTTGAACCCTGAAACTTATAGAAAGTTGACAGGCGGCAACCTCCCTACAGCACTATCAGGCATCCAAGCAGCGGTAGAAGCAGGCTTTAACCCAGTCAAACTAAACATGGTGGTTTTGCAGGGCGTGAATGTTTCTGATGTGCCTGCCATGATTGATTACGCTGCCAAAATGGGCGTTATACTGCAACTTATTGAGCTTGACCCCATCAACGTGGGCGAGTCCTATTACAGTGCGCATCATCGGGGGTTGGAGGAGCAGGAAAAAATGCTGGCTGAGCGAGCGGTAACAGTTGAGCAGCGCCCGTTTATGCATAACCGCAAAATCTACCACCTCAAAAACGTAGACGTAGAAGTTGTGCACCCCATCGAAAACATGGACTTCTGCATGCACTGCACACGAATGCGCGTTACCAGCGATGGGAAACTGAAACCGTGCCTGATGAGAAACGACAACCTAACTGACATACTAACCCCACTTAAAAACGGCGCCACAGACAAGGAACTACGGGAATTATTTAAGCGGGCTAATGAGTTAAGAGAACCCTACAACAAAAACAATTGA
- a CDS encoding cation-transporting P-type ATPase, which yields MEKATSLQINELFESLGSSPEGLSSTEAKERLRKRGYNTLTEKKQVPFIKKFIQHLKDLFGILLLFAALLSFISENISLGIIILAVVFVNIFVSLFQESRAEKAMETLKSWMPEYAKVIRDGNLTKIPVKEIVQGDVIFLEEGDRVPADARLIEAFDLWTNNVPLTGESEPQPRNADTVQTVEKAYLYSPNLVFMSTSVAKGNGKALVYDTGMTTQFGKIASLTQTIQEEASPLQKEIASMAKFDFTIAVIVGVIFFIASALFLHVDVSTSIFFMIGVMIACVPEGLQVTVSSALAINVLKMVKQSVIVKRLSAVQTLGSVTVICTDKTGTITKGEMTANKLWVKDQVVDISGLGYKPVGKFTRKGQPIHEKDSVSVDRLLEIAALCNGAKVNPPSDKSKTWSVIGDPTDGALMVAALKYGLVIEEKLSEKPAVSVVPFSFERKRMTTVHFHNSEFYVYTKGAPRNILDVCKKVEFNGKIEDLTDENMALVENRIHEFANQGLRVIALAYKRTPENQYVEGEGIEKDLIFVGLIAMRDPPRTGVKEAVLKAKEAGIQTVIITGDYGPTAQAIAKEVGIAEQECCQVTRGVDLEELDDKAIVDEVKKGNVIFARVSPEQKLRIVKVLKENGEIVAVTGDGANDAPSLKEANIGVAMGASGTDVAREAADIVLLNDSFASIVKAVESGRAIYENIRKFIVYVFSHNWAELIPFVLYATLNIPLPLLVVQILAIDLVIDVIPSLALSREPPEAGIMDEPPRSIKERLFTPKVFARSIFIGAIIAVGAMIACMSAWTAPGSGWQFGMPIPADWHFGGSLPNNNPYYIKGVTMAFAAIVVAQAGNVLACRTSKQSIFKSDLSKNKWIIVGIVAQLSILAMLIYVPFMQQIFGTVALGLFDWLMLSAIALVVIFAEEVRKLFVRQFSKNK from the coding sequence TTGGAAAAAGCAACGTCTCTGCAAATAAACGAGCTCTTTGAATCTTTAGGTTCCTCACCTGAAGGTTTAAGCAGCACAGAAGCTAAAGAACGCCTAAGAAAACGAGGCTACAACACTCTTACAGAGAAAAAACAAGTTCCATTCATCAAAAAATTCATCCAGCACCTAAAAGACCTCTTTGGAATACTGCTACTCTTTGCAGCTTTACTCTCATTTATCAGCGAAAACATCTCCTTAGGCATAATTATTCTAGCAGTTGTTTTTGTTAACATTTTCGTCAGCCTATTCCAAGAATCCCGCGCTGAAAAAGCCATGGAAACCCTCAAAAGCTGGATGCCAGAATACGCCAAAGTCATCCGCGACGGAAACCTAACAAAAATCCCTGTAAAAGAAATCGTGCAGGGAGACGTGATTTTCCTTGAAGAAGGCGACCGCGTACCAGCAGACGCACGTTTGATTGAAGCGTTTGATTTATGGACAAACAACGTGCCCTTAACAGGTGAATCTGAACCACAACCAAGAAACGCGGATACAGTGCAAACTGTTGAGAAAGCCTACTTATACTCGCCTAACCTTGTTTTCATGAGCACCAGCGTGGCTAAAGGCAATGGTAAAGCCCTTGTTTATGACACTGGCATGACAACCCAGTTTGGAAAAATAGCCAGTTTAACCCAGACAATCCAAGAAGAAGCCAGCCCACTTCAAAAAGAAATTGCCTCAATGGCAAAATTTGACTTCACCATCGCCGTTATCGTGGGCGTCATTTTCTTCATAGCCAGCGCATTATTTTTACATGTTGACGTGTCAACCAGCATCTTCTTTATGATAGGTGTCATGATTGCCTGCGTTCCAGAAGGATTACAAGTCACAGTTTCCAGCGCATTGGCAATTAACGTGCTTAAAATGGTTAAACAAAGCGTAATTGTCAAACGCTTATCCGCCGTGCAAACACTGGGCAGCGTCACGGTTATTTGCACGGACAAAACAGGCACTATAACCAAAGGAGAAATGACCGCAAATAAACTCTGGGTAAAAGACCAAGTTGTGGATATTTCTGGTCTTGGTTACAAACCTGTTGGAAAATTCACCCGAAAGGGGCAACCAATACATGAAAAAGATTCAGTTTCAGTGGATAGGCTCTTAGAAATTGCGGCTCTTTGCAATGGTGCCAAAGTGAATCCACCAAGCGACAAAAGCAAAACTTGGAGCGTTATTGGTGACCCAACCGATGGCGCTTTGATGGTTGCTGCCTTGAAGTACGGCTTAGTTATTGAAGAGAAATTATCAGAAAAACCCGCCGTTTCAGTGGTTCCCTTCAGTTTTGAACGCAAACGCATGACCACCGTTCACTTCCATAATAGCGAGTTTTATGTTTACACCAAAGGCGCACCCCGAAACATACTAGACGTATGCAAAAAAGTCGAGTTTAACGGGAAAATTGAAGACTTAACCGACGAAAACATGGCACTGGTTGAAAATCGTATCCATGAATTTGCCAATCAAGGCTTGCGCGTCATTGCCCTTGCATATAAGAGAACCCCTGAGAACCAGTATGTTGAAGGTGAAGGTATAGAGAAAGACCTGATTTTTGTTGGGTTAATTGCGATGCGTGACCCGCCAAGAACAGGCGTGAAAGAAGCAGTACTGAAAGCTAAAGAGGCAGGAATCCAAACAGTCATAATCACAGGCGATTACGGACCAACAGCCCAAGCCATCGCAAAAGAAGTCGGAATTGCAGAGCAGGAATGCTGCCAAGTCACCCGCGGCGTGGACCTTGAAGAATTAGATGACAAAGCCATCGTGGACGAAGTTAAAAAAGGCAACGTGATTTTTGCCCGTGTCTCCCCCGAGCAGAAACTGCGAATCGTCAAGGTTCTCAAAGAAAACGGAGAAATTGTCGCTGTAACTGGTGACGGCGCAAACGATGCACCTTCACTTAAGGAAGCCAATATCGGCGTTGCCATGGGCGCTTCAGGTACAGACGTGGCGAGGGAAGCAGCCGACATTGTTTTGCTCAATGACAGCTTTGCTTCAATTGTTAAGGCTGTGGAGTCGGGCAGGGCAATTTACGAGAACATCAGAAAATTCATTGTGTACGTGTTCAGCCATAACTGGGCAGAACTTATCCCGTTTGTGCTCTATGCCACACTCAACATTCCACTGCCCCTGCTGGTGGTTCAAATCCTCGCTATTGACCTAGTAATTGATGTTATTCCCAGTTTAGCGCTTAGCCGTGAACCCCCAGAAGCAGGAATTATGGATGAACCCCCAAGAAGCATCAAAGAACGCCTCTTCACGCCCAAAGTTTTCGCGCGTTCAATCTTTATTGGCGCAATAATCGCAGTTGGCGCAATGATTGCCTGTATGAGTGCATGGACTGCCCCGGGAAGCGGCTGGCAGTTTGGTATGCCTATTCCTGCAGATTGGCACTTTGGCGGCAGTTTACCCAACAATAATCCATACTACATCAAAGGAGTCACCATGGCATTTGCAGCCATCGTCGTAGCACAGGCAGGAAACGTGTTAGCATGCCGAACCAGCAAGCAATCCATCTTCAAATCAGACTTATCCAAAAACAAATGGATAATCGTTGGCATAGTGGCGCAACTTTCGATTTTAGCCATGCTAATTTATGTGCCGTTTATGCAACAGATTTTCGGAACCGTTGCGCTTGGACTATTTGATTGGCTGATGTTAAGTGCAATTGCGTTGGTAGTGATTTTCGCTGAGGAAGTGCGAAAACTGTTTGTTAGGCAATTCTCTAAAAACAAATAA
- a CDS encoding right-handed parallel beta-helix repeat-containing protein has product MRKALVLTCTVAYVLVFALLTSVSALTMAPGLTHKILIKSDGSVEPADAPIERSGSVYSLTGDINFTSIKVSCNGIVLDGKGFFDRGYEGYDKAVILDNTISCVVRNFNFLKFSSQISIEGGTGNMVYGNTFTGAYYGVEIYSNNCQIYQNKFVSTKPGDCYGIEGECQNTVISNNIFTNFGASIQLTHSENNTITSNSFADATSIMFYRQCNNNTITKNTITGVGLSGTGIYLLGSNHNLICENEISDKAKNYQPSFDNCFGVWIYESSDNIVKCNNITGNLVGIQIGHNFYPEDPPSINNYFALNNIYNNVAGGANVGLTKYDTYPVNFWDNGTYGNYWSEYAKRYSGSSGIDDLGLGTTPYNITVNNVDQHPLLAIIGANKQAPTPTSDQTAYDTDSPTLPEDSGSSSNQRSICDYVAIGSASVAAAGLIVIAVYRKKIL; this is encoded by the coding sequence ATGCGCAAAGCCTTAGTTCTTACGTGTACGGTTGCGTATGTGCTAGTTTTTGCGCTGTTAACCTCCGTTTCTGCCTTAACTATGGCTCCAGGGTTAACACACAAAATTTTAATCAAATCCGATGGAAGCGTGGAACCAGCTGATGCACCTATTGAACGGTCGGGTTCCGTTTATTCTTTAACGGGTGACATCAATTTTACTTCCATTAAGGTTTCCTGTAATGGTATAGTTCTTGATGGGAAAGGTTTCTTTGATAGGGGTTATGAGGGGTATGATAAAGCAGTTATACTGGATAACACTATAAGCTGTGTTGTTAGGAATTTTAATTTCTTAAAATTTAGCTCCCAAATAAGCATTGAAGGAGGCACAGGCAACATGGTTTATGGCAACACGTTTACGGGTGCATACTATGGTGTGGAGATTTATTCAAACAACTGTCAAATATACCAAAACAAGTTTGTCAGTACTAAACCAGGCGACTGCTACGGAATTGAAGGAGAATGCCAAAACACAGTAATTTCAAATAACATCTTCACCAATTTTGGAGCAAGCATTCAGTTAACACACAGTGAAAACAACACAATTACCAGCAACTCTTTTGCTGACGCAACAAGCATTATGTTTTATCGGCAATGTAACAACAACACAATCACCAAAAACACAATCACTGGAGTTGGCTTGAGCGGAACAGGCATTTACCTGCTGGGTAGCAACCACAACCTTATTTGTGAAAACGAAATTTCGGATAAAGCAAAAAATTATCAGCCTTCCTTTGATAACTGTTTTGGGGTCTGGATTTATGAGTCATCAGATAATATTGTAAAATGCAACAACATCACAGGTAACCTTGTCGGAATCCAAATTGGTCACAACTTCTACCCTGAAGACCCCCCATCAATCAACAATTATTTTGCTCTAAACAACATTTATAATAACGTAGCAGGCGGAGCTAATGTTGGATTGACAAAATATGACACGTACCCAGTTAACTTTTGGGATAACGGAACATACGGCAACTATTGGAGCGAATATGCAAAAAGATATTCTGGTTCATCAGGGATTGATGATTTAGGTTTAGGTACCACACCTTACAATATAACAGTAAATAACGTAGACCAACATCCGCTACTGGCAATAATTGGAGCTAATAAACAGGCACCTACACCCACCTCAGACCAAACCGCCTATGACACAGATTCACCAACGCTACCAGAGGATTCGGGCAGTAGTTCAAATCAAAGGTCAATTTGTGATTATGTTGCAATTGGGTCAGCTTCAGTTGCAGCAGCAGGTTTAATTGTCATCGCTGTTTACAGGAAAAAAATATTGTAA